The region GTTTCAAGCTCATTCTGCAATACCTGCCACGCAGGCTCGTTGAATAGCCGGGGACCCTGGCGCGTTGTCACTTCCAGTACACCGGCCGGTAACGTCCAACTACTCGCGGGACGGTTGAACTGACGCTCCAGACGCCAGGGTTCGAGCCCCTGGTGCGATTGCTCCAGCAAGGCAGGAAAAGCGCTTTCCAGCGAGCCGGCGATCAATGCCTGCAACTGGGCGATCCGTTCAGGCGTGCGCCGATGGCGTGCCGGTGCGAAGGGGTCCAGCACCTGACCGCCGCCAATGGTGCGCTGTGCCGACTGGTCGCGCAGCACCAGCCGATCACCATGCACAGCATGTGTCGGCGCGTTCAGTACCAGTTGCGCCAATGTGCTGCCACCGGGTTCAAGCGACTGCTCCTGCAGCAGCGCTACCCGCCCCGTCAGATCATGCGCGCCCAGGTGAATATGCACCGGCGACCAATGCCGCAGCGCTCTCGTCTCACTCGCAAGCAGATCAAGCTGGATGTCCAGTCGGGTAACCGGCGCATGCAAGGCCGGCGCAACAAGCCACTCGCCCCGGTGGATCTGCTGCACGGTTACGCGTTCACCCACGATATTCAGCGCCACGCGCTGACCTGCATGGGCTTGATCCACCTTCTGGTTCTGTGCGTGCAGTCCGCGTACGCGGACTGTTCTGCCTGATGGGCTCAGCTTAAGCTCATCACCCACGCAGACCTGGCCGGCGAATGCCGTGCCGGTGACCACGACCCCGGCACCGGCAACGCTGAATACGCGATCGATGGCCAGGCGGAAATGTCCGGCCTGGCTGCGCTCATGAGCCCGCTGTGCTTCGGCGGCAAGTGCGCTGCGTAACGCATCTATTCCATCATTTCGTAACGCAGATACCGGAAATTGCCTGGCCCCGGCATAGGGGCCGGCAGACAGTAACGTGGAAACCTGACGCTGAACCTCATCAACCCGAGCGGGCTCGACACGGTCGATCTTGCTTATCGCCACTAAAGCTTGCGGAATCCCAAGCAGCTCGGCGATGGCAAGGTGCTCGCGCGTCTGTGGCATGACCCCATCATCGGCGGCAACAACCAGCAGCAGCAGATCGATACCGCTGGCGCCTGCGAGCATGTTATGCACGAACCGTTCATGCCCCGGCACATCGATAAAACCGCAGGGTTGCTCAGCTCCCAGGTCGGCGTAGGCGTAGCCCAGATCGATGGTGATGCCGCGCTCACGCTCCTCTCTCCGGCGATCACCCCGGGCGCCGGTCAATGCCTGCAGCAAGGCTGTCTTGCCGTGGTCAATGTGGCCGGCGGTACCTACAATCACGCTTCTCTCCTCAACGGTTCCGTGTCAGGCAAGTTGGCCTCACAGGTGCAGCCAGATCGAGAACGAACCGAAAAACAGCCAGAACGCGGCGAATAGCCACGGCGATCGCATGGAGAACAGCAGCGACTTGCGCTGCCCCTTGAAATCTGACTCCCAGTCGGAAAACAACGGGGTTTCATCATATACCTGTCCGATCGTTGGTTCGCTGTTCAGCAGGCTGTTCTGTTTTACATACCAGTGGTCGATGATATCGCAGGCTGCCTTGATACCAGGCCAGGCGTTGAGCGAACTGAGCAGCCCGAGCAGAGCCAGCGTCGGCGGTACCACAAGGGTGAATATAGGCCCCCAATCGGGATTCATATTGGCCATGCAGGAGCCATAAGCGATCACCAGGAACGATTGGGCGGACAGATAGGAGTTGGTCCGGGCAGAGAGATTGCCTGCCTCGTTATGAATCTCGTTTCGATAGAAATCCAGCCGGTCCTTCGGCGAAACGAAGATGGCTTTCTCTCGTTCGGTCTCGTTGTGCCTGGGACTATCGGGGGTAACAATCATGGTCCTGACTCTGTGCTCATAGTGAAACAGCTTAGAAGCCGGGCCGCGAGGCAAGTTCCTACCACCGGATCAACGCTCCCGGCCCCGCTATCAACCGATCCGTTCAAGTAGATGGAGTGTCGCTTCGTCATCCTTGCCGTCATAAAAACCGTCCAGCACCAGCCTGAATTCCTCACACTGCGGCGCTGCTCTATCAAACAACGTCATACTCGAGCGTAGCTTCATATCATCCGGCGAACCCAGGATAGCGCGGGGTGAGCTGCCGATGTGCTGCAGCACGGCCTGGCAACATTCAAGCAGCCGTTGCCCCAGTGTAGGGTGCGCCAGATAGGCCCGCGCCTCATCCAGTCCGCAAACAGCGTAACGCTGCGCCATATCGCTGTGGCCGAGACCGGCTACCTGCGGAAAAATGAACCACATCCAGTGGCTTTGCTTGTTGCCCGCCCGCAGCTCAGCCAGGGCGCGTTCATATACGGGCTGCTGGGCATCAACGAAGCGTTGTAGTCGATAAGGATCGTTCATGGATTGGCCTTCGGTTGAATCAATCGATGGGCGAATCGCAGAGAATGGTCTGCTTGTAGTTAATGGATTGTTTGATACATGGCGTAGCCCGCAGGCTACGCCCGGAGGGATCAGCTTTTCGGAGTGTCCTGCTCGGCGTCATCGTCGGGCTCTACACCTTCCTCTCCCTGCTTGGCGAGAAACTCCTCCTGCAGCAAGGCATCCTGTGTAGCCTGCGTGCCCTCTTCAGCTAACGGATCGTTCAGTTCCCGCGAGCTGACAGGCCGCGCATCGAGTTTACCGGTCAGATGCTCAAGCGCATGGCGCGCCTTGGCTGCGGCACCCTCGACTGCAAGATGCAGCGACTCCGCCTTGTGCGATACCGACATGGAGTGGTGGCCCTTGGGGCGAAACTCGATCTGGCACCGCTTGTCCTGCGCTCCGCCCTTCTGGGCGTTCTCATCACTCACATGTATCTCGACCCGCGTGAGCAGTTCCTCGAACCGCTCCAGCTGCTCTACGACTGTCGAACCAACCCATTCCTGCAGCTGAGCACTGCCTTCGATGTGATTGCTGTTGACCTGAACTTGCATATACGGCTCCTGATGTGACGTGACATGAACTGCTATTAAGTTGGAGCTGGACTCAGCCACGAGGTTCAGCGTGCTGGTCAAATCTCTTCTGACCCCACCTCAACTGGCTGACCCGGTGCTTAATGTTTGAGACCCAGCTCGATCCAGGTAGGCGCATGATCGCTGGCCTTGGGCAGGTCCCGGACCCAACGGTCCACTCCCGCATCGACCAGCTTCGGTGCCAGGTCCGCACTCAATAACAGGTGATCGATGCGCAGACCGGAATTGGTTTTCCAGTGCTGGCGAAAATAATCCCAGAAGGTATAGATGCGCTCCTCCGGATAAAGCGCGCGCAGCGCATCGGTCCAGCCCTGGTCGAGCAAGCGCTGATAGCATTCGCGTGATTCCGGCTGCAACAGCGCGTCCTTCTTCCAGGAGCGCGTATTGTAGATATCGAAATCCGTCGGGATGACGTTGTAATCCCCCGCAAGCACCGCAGGATGCCCGGATTCAAACAGTCCCTGCGCATGCCCGATCAGATGCTCGAACCACTTCAGCTTGTAATCGAATTTCGGGCCTGGCTGGGGATTGCCGTTGGGCAGATAGATACAGCCAACTAGCACACCGTGAACAGCAGCTTCGATATACCGGCTCTGGCTGGGATCCGGGTCGTCCGGCAGTCCGCGTCGGGTTTCCAGCGGGTCCGCGTCTTTGGCAAGAATCGCGACCCCGTTCCAGGATTTCTGTCCATGCCAGATGGCGCCATAACCCGCGTCGTTTATCGCATCGATGGGAAAGTCCTCATCAGGTGCCTTCAGTTCCTGAAGGCAAACGACATCGGGCGATTCCTTCTCAAGCCATCCCAGCAAGGCGTCCTGGCGCGACCGGATACCGTTTATGTTGAAAGTCGCAATTTTCAGCTTGTTCACGGACCCGCCCTCCTGGATTCGAGATCACTGTTGTGCAGCCAGTTATTCGGCATCACGCCTGCTGAGTACACGGCTGCCTTCAGGGGGTATGCCAGCATGGCGTGCATACAGACGTGTCAAAGGCGCAGCGGTTACGCCGTGTACGAGGATAGACGCAAAAATGATTGCGCTGGAGGCGTGCCAGAACAGCGGCTCGCCCATGTGCTTGTGCGCCAGGCTGGCGTAATAGATGGCAGCGATACCGATCGGGCCGAACCAGCCAATGAAACGCACGTCCGGTACGGCCCAGTATCGCCTGAGAGCGGGATATAACAGCAGCAGTACCGGCGGACGACGCAACAGCAGGACCAGGATCGTCAGTGCAAGCAGCGGCCAACCCAGATCGGCCCACTCCGTGAAGGGCAAAGCGATGCCGAAAATCACGAACATCGGCAGCGTGAACAGTTTTGCTACGCCCTCCTGGATTTTCTCTTCTTCATGCTCGTCACTCTTGTCGCTGAACAGATTGAACGTCAGCCCCGCCAGGAATACAGAGACCACTGCGTCCGCCTTGAGCAGCTCCGCAAGACCCAACGCGAACAAGGAAAACGCGACCGTGTAACCCAGCAGCGAGGTCTTGTCGACCAGACCATGGTGCTCGGCCAGTGAAAGCAGTTTCGCTGCGGCAAAACCGATGACCACACCCAGCACACTGGCAAACACAACGCCGATAATGATCGATTGCACCAGCCACCTGGACAACGCCTCGCCTGGCGCAAGCGTCAGCATGAAAACCGGCAGCATGACAAACAGATACGCCAGGCCGTCATTCGCACCGGATTCCAGCGACAGGCCGTCACGTATACGCAGCGGCAGGTGTGTCTTGGCGAACTTGCCGGTCACGATGGTACTCGCCACGACCGGGTCCGTTGGCGTAACCACAGCGCCGAACAATAGCGCCGCCCATAACGGCAATCCCAGCAACCAGCCCGCGAGCAATGACGACGTCAGCCACATTGCCAGCATGACCACGGTCAGCAGTAACATCATGGGCTTCAGCAGGACCTTCAGGCTTTCCCGTTTGAGCCGCAGCGCGACACCCATCAGACCTATCGCCAGGGTCAGCCGCGACGCTTGCTCCAGTATCGCTGTATCGTCGCCCCATCTGGACAGATCCAGCAATGCCAGCCCGTAGGGTCCCACCGCGATACCAACCCCCATGGCCAGAATCGACTCGGTTACAGGGCTTCGTTTGAGCGCCGAAGACATCAGAGCGATGCCGACCGCCGTTGCGCCCATCACAGCAAGAGAAAGGTTGAGTTGCTCCATGACCGGCCCTTGAATGCGTATATCCTTGCGAGGCCGTCGTGCCAGGGAAGTTCCGAAATGGAGTCAGCGCCGTTCCGTTTCGACGCTTTGTCGGCACGTCCGAAACGCATGCTGAGTGCCGCTATCCAGGCATGAAAGTCGATAGCTTATGCACCGCGGCGATCTCTCCGCTCCAGATCATTTCGTAATGCGCGGTCTGAACGATGGATGAGATTTGCCTGGGTGTCAGCAGTCCCCAACAAACTGCATCCGGCTGACGAACCGAGTGATAACGGATAGCTGTGGCACCGGCGTTCCTTGCCTCACGACCCAGTAGGCGTGACGCGGCGTAATCGTTGGGCGAGTAGATCGGATCCGTGCGCGGCACACCCAGCGCATCCACCGATCCCGCTTCATCAAATCGTGCGGTCAGTGCTCGGAACACAAACCGTTCGTAACGCAAGTCCGGCACGCGGGACCAGTAGGCTTGCTGGTGGTGTCTGACCTCGGCGATCGCGGTTTCGACCCGATCTGCCAGGTACAGCACACCGAAGGTGCCATCGCTGAAACGCGAGCCTTCCGGATTCACGTGGGTAAAAGGCGCAGCGGCGTAGGAGCACCCGGGCACTCCGAAGGGAATCTCGCTGCGCGGGATCAATTGCAGGTTGCCTGTCTGGTTCTGGATGCGCGGATTGGTGAGTGCCTGTAGCGCGTACAGATCCTCGAATTCCTCGGCGCTGGCCACGTCATCAAAAATCGCTATAGGTGGGAACTTGGAATTGACCAGCCGATAAGCGCGGACTGACTGCGACGGCAATACCGGCAAGCTGCTGACCGCTACCACTGGCTGCCACGCAGGACGTCGATTCGCTTGAAGGTTTCATACACCGCGACCATATCGCCGCCACCCATGACTTCAAGTGGAGAGCGACCAAGGAAAAATGCATTGTCGTTCGGCATCCGCATGAACCCGTAGAGGTTATCGGGGTTATCAAAGACCGTGCGCAGCGCTGCATGAATATTCAGCACGAAGCTGACCCGCGTTAGCTGATCCCGATCCAGGTTGATCGATTGCAGACCGTCCTTGCGCTTGGCCCGGGCGTAGGTGCTGTGCGAGACGCGCAATATTGCCTCGCCCTGCTCCCCCGTGGCGCCCCACTTGTCGAGAATGGTCACGGCCGTACGCAGTCCGGTCGCGGCAGCGATTCTATCTGCAGAAACGGTGGCTGTATTAAGCATGTGACAAGCCTGAGAAGAATGTATCTGGAGATACTACGCCCATGATCCTGTATCTGCAAACACGCAATACCTGCAATCAATGGCTGTGACCCGAGCCCCTTTGCACTCCTGCACCGCAGTTGTGTTCCACCGCACAATCACGCCGGATCTGTGCATCCTCCGGCTGCAAGGTGCAGTGCTCTATACCAAAGCGCTCGCTCAGCAAGGCCTGCATCTGGGGCAAAACCGTCTGCCAGTCAGGCATGTGCTCGAGATCAACATGCGCGGCCAGGGCATGGCTGGTGGAAGACAAGCTCCAGATGTGCAGGTCATGCACCGCAATCACCCCGTCAACCTCAGCCAGTACCTGTTCGACTTCATGCGAATTAACACCGTGCGGAACGCCTTCCATCAGCACGCGAATCACCACGCCGAGCAAGCGGATCGCCGATATCAGGATCAGCAGGCAGACGACCAGCGACAGTATCGGATCGATGACGCTCGGCCCGCCAAACCAGATGATCGCGCCCGCGGCAACAGCTGCAACCGAGCCCAGCAGATCGCCCATCACATGCACTAGCGCTCCGCGTACATTGAGGGTCTGCTCCCCGCGCATCAGTACCCAGGCAACAATGATATTCACCAGCAAACCCAGACCACCAATGAGTAACACGGTACCGCCATCGACTGTGGGCGTGTCGCGCATGCGCCCGATCGCCTCGAAAGCGATGACGGCAATCACC is a window of Pseudomonas sp. gcc21 DNA encoding:
- the selB gene encoding selenocysteine-specific translation elongation factor; its protein translation is MIVGTAGHIDHGKTALLQALTGARGDRRREERERGITIDLGYAYADLGAEQPCGFIDVPGHERFVHNMLAGASGIDLLLLVVAADDGVMPQTREHLAIAELLGIPQALVAISKIDRVEPARVDEVQRQVSTLLSAGPYAGARQFPVSALRNDGIDALRSALAAEAQRAHERSQAGHFRLAIDRVFSVAGAGVVVTGTAFAGQVCVGDELKLSPSGRTVRVRGLHAQNQKVDQAHAGQRVALNIVGERVTVQQIHRGEWLVAPALHAPVTRLDIQLDLLASETRALRHWSPVHIHLGAHDLTGRVALLQEQSLEPGGSTLAQLVLNAPTHAVHGDRLVLRDQSAQRTIGGGQVLDPFAPARHRRTPERIAQLQALIAGSLESAFPALLEQSHQGLEPWRLERQFNRPASSWTLPAGVLEVTTRQGPRLFNEPAWQVLQNELETSLGQFHEEQPDELGPDRDRLRRYAMPELERPVFVALLESLLGSGRIEASGPWLHQPGHRVRLTEDEERLQAQIWPLLEEGGYDPPWVRDLARALEREESEVRLLLRKLARLGQLQQVVKDLFYPDKTLRSLAAVTMELAKRNGVIATAEFRDQIGIGRKRSIQLLEHLDRIGLTRRVGDLRKIRPDNALATSDVSTTLTTRVTGR
- a CDS encoding DUF1810 domain-containing protein, encoding MNDPYRLQRFVDAQQPVYERALAELRAGNKQSHWMWFIFPQVAGLGHSDMAQRYAVCGLDEARAYLAHPTLGQRLLECCQAVLQHIGSSPRAILGSPDDMKLRSSMTLFDRAAPQCEEFRLVLDGFYDGKDDEATLHLLERIG
- a CDS encoding HPF/RaiA family ribosome-associated protein, producing MQVQVNSNHIEGSAQLQEWVGSTVVEQLERFEELLTRVEIHVSDENAQKGGAQDKRCQIEFRPKGHHSMSVSHKAESLHLAVEGAAAKARHALEHLTGKLDARPVSSRELNDPLAEEGTQATQDALLQEEFLAKQGEEGVEPDDDAEQDTPKS
- the xth gene encoding exodeoxyribonuclease III, whose protein sequence is MNKLKIATFNINGIRSRQDALLGWLEKESPDVVCLQELKAPDEDFPIDAINDAGYGAIWHGQKSWNGVAILAKDADPLETRRGLPDDPDPSQSRYIEAAVHGVLVGCIYLPNGNPQPGPKFDYKLKWFEHLIGHAQGLFESGHPAVLAGDYNVIPTDFDIYNTRSWKKDALLQPESRECYQRLLDQGWTDALRALYPEERIYTFWDYFRQHWKTNSGLRIDHLLLSADLAPKLVDAGVDRWVRDLPKASDHAPTWIELGLKH
- a CDS encoding cation:proton antiporter gives rise to the protein MEQLNLSLAVMGATAVGIALMSSALKRSPVTESILAMGVGIAVGPYGLALLDLSRWGDDTAILEQASRLTLAIGLMGVALRLKRESLKVLLKPMMLLLTVVMLAMWLTSSLLAGWLLGLPLWAALLFGAVVTPTDPVVASTIVTGKFAKTHLPLRIRDGLSLESGANDGLAYLFVMLPVFMLTLAPGEALSRWLVQSIIIGVVFASVLGVVIGFAAAKLLSLAEHHGLVDKTSLLGYTVAFSLFALGLAELLKADAVVSVFLAGLTFNLFSDKSDEHEEEKIQEGVAKLFTLPMFVIFGIALPFTEWADLGWPLLALTILVLLLRRPPVLLLLYPALRRYWAVPDVRFIGWFGPIGIAAIYYASLAHKHMGEPLFWHASSAIIFASILVHGVTAAPLTRLYARHAGIPPEGSRVLSRRDAE
- a CDS encoding RES family NAD+ phosphorylase, with protein sequence MVAVSSLPVLPSQSVRAYRLVNSKFPPIAIFDDVASAEEFEDLYALQALTNPRIQNQTGNLQLIPRSEIPFGVPGCSYAAAPFTHVNPEGSRFSDGTFGVLYLADRVETAIAEVRHHQQAYWSRVPDLRYERFVFRALTARFDEAGSVDALGVPRTDPIYSPNDYAASRLLGREARNAGATAIRYHSVRQPDAVCWGLLTPRQISSIVQTAHYEMIWSGEIAAVHKLSTFMPG
- a CDS encoding antitoxin Xre-like helix-turn-helix domain-containing protein, yielding MLNTATVSADRIAAATGLRTAVTILDKWGATGEQGEAILRVSHSTYARAKRKDGLQSINLDRDQLTRVSFVLNIHAALRTVFDNPDNLYGFMRMPNDNAFFLGRSPLEVMGGGDMVAVYETFKRIDVLRGSQW
- a CDS encoding cation diffusion facilitator family transporter, producing the protein MSSHSHNADHKHSHNHSSGMTLMFALLFTTGFAVVEVVAGVLASSLALLSDAGHMFTDSLSLAVGAFSAWLASKPASRAHSFGLQRAEVLGALFNVLFMFVVIAVIAFEAIGRMRDTPTVDGGTVLLIGGLGLLVNIIVAWVLMRGEQTLNVRGALVHVMGDLLGSVAAVAAGAIIWFGGPSVIDPILSLVVCLLILISAIRLLGVVIRVLMEGVPHGVNSHEVEQVLAEVDGVIAVHDLHIWSLSSTSHALAAHVDLEHMPDWQTVLPQMQALLSERFGIEHCTLQPEDAQIRRDCAVEHNCGAGVQRGSGHSH